One part of the Rutidosis leptorrhynchoides isolate AG116_Rl617_1_P2 chromosome 1, CSIRO_AGI_Rlap_v1, whole genome shotgun sequence genome encodes these proteins:
- the LOC139898229 gene encoding uncharacterized protein, translating to MTPIVEFLNKGTLPIDSVEARKIKMKAPMYLLDKGILYKKSFLGPHLRCLNPTQAETIIREVHEGMCALHSGHKTVVSKIMRLGYYWPSMYRDAAEVIRKLGSFPAGPGGVKFLVVAIDYFTKWVEAKSLKTISGKQIQNFVWENIVCRFGIPNEIVSDNGKQFEGNPFSDWCQELNIKQTFTSVAHPQVNASFDESSNSKELCENLNLVEERREMAAIKEAINKQIITSYYNKRVQPLSFQLDDLVWRKNEASRAEDTGKLEPKWEGPYKVIGISDTWVYRLASLDGKAIKRTWHAQTLKRCYI from the exons ATGACACCAATAGTAGAATTTCTAAACAAAGGTACATTGCCGATAGATTCAGTTGAAGCAAGAAAGATTAAGATGAAAGCACCAATGTATTTGTTAGACAAAGGAATTTTATACAAAAAGTCTTTTCTGGGACCCCATTTGCGGTGTCTTAATCCAACTCAAGCGGAAACAATCATACGGGAAGTGCACGAAGGAATGTGCGCTTTGCACTCGGGACACAAAACAGTTGTGTCCAAAATAATGCGGCTCGGGTACTATTGGCCATCAATGTACAGAGATGCTGCAGAAGTGATACGCAAAT tgggGTCATTCCCCGCAGGACCAGGAGGTGTAAAGTTTTTGGTAGTGgccattgattattttacaaagtggGTAGAAGCCAAATCGCTGAAAACAATTTCGGGCAAGCAAATCCAAAATTTCGTATGGGAAAACATCGTCTGTCggtttggaataccaaatgaaatagtaagTGACAATGGTAAACAGTTTGAGGGTAATCCATTCAGCGATTGGTGTCAAGAGCTGAACATAAAGCAAACATTCACATCAGTTGCACACCCACAGGTGAACG cttccttcgatgaaagtagcaaTAGCAAAGAACTGTGTGAAAATCTAAACTTAGTTGAAGAGCGCAGGGAAATGGCGGccataaaagaagcaatcaacaaacaAATAATCACAAGCTACTATAATAAGCGCgtacaaccattatctttccaattGGATGACTTGGTATGGCGAAagaatgaagcaagcagagcagaagACACGGGTAAACTCGAACCTAAATGGGAAGGACCATACAAGGTTATTGGCATAAGCGATACATGGGTGTATCGACTAGCAAGTCTAGATGGAAAAGCAATAAAACGCACCTGGCATGCGCAAACACTGAAACGGTGCTACATATGA